The genomic stretch TAGTAACACACATTATCCAATCTATATTATCAAGCCTTGAAAAAGCCATTACTTTTTTGCCTTCATCTTCATAATGTAAAGTACCTTTTCTTTCAGTAGAAGCAGCAGCAAGTGCATTTCTTGATCCTTCTGATACAGTATTAATCTTTTGAACATCTTTATGAGCTACTCTCTTACCGTCTTCATCTACTACATAAATATTACCAGTTTTTCCTATAGTGATTTCAGAAAAATATTTTTTAGCAAAATTATCCCATTTTAATTCTGCCGCCAAAACTCCGGCTGGTTTTCCTGTATAATCAACTACTCCTGATAATACGGTAATAACATATTCATCATTCATAGGAGACATTTCTATCTCATCTGCTATTGAATATTTATATCCGCTTTCTATTAAACGATTCCACAATCCTCTATTTGCTATGTCGCCTCCTATAGTATTTTCTGATGTGGAAGTTACTAATTTTCCATTTAAATCAAATAAAGAAAAAGAGGCAAAATGATCTCCCAACTCTCCTAATAATTCTATCAATTCACTTTCTGCTATAGTTAAATTAAGCTCATTAGGTGTTTTAAAATAATCCAAAAACTCTGATTCTTTTGCGATTACAGAAGTTAAATCTCTTTGATCATTTAACCACACAGAAACTAAATCCCTATATCCGTCTGCTGTTTCCATAAATCCTCTTAAAGCAGTATTTTCTATAAATACAGAAGAAGATGATATTATTACTATCATAAGTATAATAAGCATTATAGCTACAGACGATATAATAGTAAAAGGCATTCTAAATTTTAAAGTTTGCATAAATTTCATAAATAACTCCATAAATCATTATAGTAATAGTATATTATAAAAATTTAAAAAAATCTATATTAACGTAAATATTTTTTACTAAAAATGATAAAAAATATATATATTTTACATAAAAAGTAAATAAAAAGTAAATATTTTATATATTTGTAAATTAAATTTATATGATTGTTTTGTGATTTTTTCTTTGACAAAATTATTATAATTGTTTATCATGATAACATAATAAATATAAGGATTAAGTATGTATAATATATCCCAATTAAAAGAATTATTAAAAGAGAAGAAAATGCATGAAAAATTTTCATTAATATACGGAGGAGATGAAAAAAGCATATCTGAAGCCTATAATAGACTAGAAAAAACAATAAAACATTTTGAAAGTATAGATAAAAGCGAAGAAATATATTTATTTAGTGCCTCTGGAAGAACAGAATTATCAGGCAATCATACTGACCATAATAACGGATGCGTACTTACAGCATCTATAAATTTAGATAAACTTGCTATAGTTTCAAAAAGAAATGACAATAAAATAGTAGTTTATACTGACTATTCAAATAATCCTGATGTTGTAGATATTAATAATTTAGAAATAGACAAAAATGAATACGGAAAATCAAATGCTTTAAGCAGAGGTGTTTGTGCAGGGATAAAAAAAGAAGGATATAATATAGGCGGCTGTACAATATCATTAAATAATAAGGTGCTTATAGGAAGCGGATTAAGCAGTTCTGCAAGTTTTGAATCTTTAATTGGAGAGATACAGAATGCATTATATAATGATGATAAGATAAGCAAAGTAGATATAGCCAAAATAGGACAATATGCTGAAAATATATATTTTGGAAAACCATGCGGACTTATGGATCAAATGGGCTGTTCTGTAGGCGGAATTATGTCTATAGATTTTAAAGACAATAACAACCCTATTATAGAAAAAGTAGAATATGATTTTGAAAGTAATGGATATGCTCTTATGATAGTAGATGCTAAAGGAGATCATAGTTCTCTTACTAATGAATATGCTGCTATAAGAGAAGAGATGAATGCCATTGCTGATTATTTCGGTAAAAAAGTGTGCAGAGAAATAACTAAAAAAGAATTAATAGATAATGCTTCAAAATTAAGAGAAAAAATCGGCGACAGAGCTGTAATGAGGGCTTATCACTTCATAGAAGAAAATGAAAGGGTAATAAATCAGATAAATGCTCTAAAAAATGATGATATTAAAACTTACATAAAACTTATGAATGAATCAGGACTTTCAAGTTTTATGTATTTACAAAACTGCTATTCTGTTACAAGTTCAAAAAATATGGGAGTAGCTTTGGCTATATGTCTTACAAAAGATTTCCTAAAAGGCGAAGGGGCATGCAGAGTACATGGAGGAGGTTTTGCTGGTACTATACAGGCTTTAATACCTTTAGAAAAATCAGAAGAATATAAAAAATATATGAATAATGTATTTGGAGAAGGAAGTGCTGTAAAAATAAGGGTAAGGCAAGCTCCAGTATGCGAAATCTAAAATAATTTATCATAAATTATAAAAGAGAAATCTTTCTCTTTTTTATACAAAAAAGCATAATACATAATCAGCTAAAATTTTTAAATGATTATGTATTACGCTTATTTTTTATAATATTAATAGAATAAGATTATTAATCTTCTTTTATTTCTCTAGGAAAATCATATTCCTCCAAAGGAAGAAGTTTAGGAGCTTTTTCTGATATATCTCTTAATTCCTTAGAATAAAAATATTCAGTACCTGAAATCTTTTTAGATATATATTTTCTCATACTTGATATATAAATAGTAACTCCCGGAAAAAATCCTTCCATAGATGTAATGCTGCTATGAGATAATTTTTCAAATTCAGCACTCATTTCATCTCTTCTAGCCTCAAGCTGTGCTGTTTCTTTAACAAGGTTAGTAATTCTTTTTAAGATATCTTTTATACCCTCTCTTTTATTTACTGGTATTCTCTCTATAAAAGCTTTAGGATTTTTAAAATACTCTGTACCCAAAAGTGATTTTATTTTACTTATCTCTTCTTTATTGGTCTTAACTGTAGCAACGATATTTTTAAACTCAGCATCAGCCTCAGCATCTCTACCCACTGTGATAGTAGTTTTTGATTCACTCATAGAACCTATACTTTTAGCCCAAACTCCATTTAAAGCTTTAACATTTCCTCCGATAATAACGCCCTTGCCTTCAAGCACTATTACCCTGTCATTACACAATATTTCAGCATTAACTAACTGATTAGCAAGTAAATCCCCCTTACATATTATGGAGGCATTTCTTATAAACTGAGAAGATAATTTGCCATTAACATATATTTTACTGTTAGTTCCGCCTATTATACCGCCTGAAACTATTAAATTTCCAGCACATTCTATTTCAGCATCTTCTATATTTCCTCTTACTAAGATATCTCCTTCAGTTTTTATAGAAAAACCGGGAGCAACATTATCTCTGATAATAAGAGAACCATTAACTTCTATATTTCCAGTAGATAAGTCTACTTTATCTATTTCAGCAACTGTACTTACAGATAAAGTATTATTGTGATTGCTTAATATACCTCTTATAGAGCTTCTAATAATTATACCGTCTTCATCTACTTTAACATTTTTTCCTAATTTGTAACAAGGATCTTCATCATAATGTGCTTCCATAACAACATCATATATATCAAGTCCGTCCAAAGAAGGCTTTTCTTCCATAAAGTGTGCTATTTGAACATTAGCTTCTATATTGTGTATAAAACCTCTTTCTTTAAAGTCTATAGCTCCGTCTTCTGATTCTTTACCTGTATCTA from Brachyspira murdochii DSM 12563 encodes the following:
- a CDS encoding galactokinase — protein: MYNISQLKELLKEKKMHEKFSLIYGGDEKSISEAYNRLEKTIKHFESIDKSEEIYLFSASGRTELSGNHTDHNNGCVLTASINLDKLAIVSKRNDNKIVVYTDYSNNPDVVDINNLEIDKNEYGKSNALSRGVCAGIKKEGYNIGGCTISLNNKVLIGSGLSSSASFESLIGEIQNALYNDDKISKVDIAKIGQYAENIYFGKPCGLMDQMGCSVGGIMSIDFKDNNNPIIEKVEYDFESNGYALMIVDAKGDHSSLTNEYAAIREEMNAIADYFGKKVCREITKKELIDNASKLREKIGDRAVMRAYHFIEENERVINQINALKNDDIKTYIKLMNESGLSSFMYLQNCYSVTSSKNMGVALAICLTKDFLKGEGACRVHGGGFAGTIQALIPLEKSEEYKKYMNNVFGEGSAVKIRVRQAPVCEI
- a CDS encoding DUF342 domain-containing protein, giving the protein MAKEIIKPTLSIDPNNYEFYYDNTINTREIYDQIVDIDSKDQNLYEELVKNYVHPGDAILRSISKREGIKAGKNVKFDKMTGNYRSTEHGYVFYDELKSVSIIPVINVADKWRGVMVLPPQKQQKKQVVLEEIQTIISQIPIKLMVDYDKVAELVAYNLKYDEGVMCVFVQGRKPIDGNVQKVILDYDFTIDTGKESEDGAIDFKERGFIHNIEANVQIAHFMEEKPSLDGLDIYDVVMEAHYDEDPCYKLGKNVKVDEDGIIIRSSIRGILSNHNNTLSVSTVAEIDKVDLSTGNIEVNGSLIIRDNVAPGFSIKTEGDILVRGNIEDAEIECAGNLIVSGGIIGGTNSKIYVNGKLSSQFIRNASIICKGDLLANQLVNAEILCNDRVIVLEGKGVIIGGNVKALNGVWAKSIGSMSESKTTITVGRDAEADAEFKNIVATVKTNKEEISKIKSLLGTEYFKNPKAFIERIPVNKREGIKDILKRITNLVKETAQLEARRDEMSAEFEKLSHSSITSMEGFFPGVTIYISSMRKYISKKISGTEYFYSKELRDISEKAPKLLPLEEYDFPREIKED